A genomic window from Methanobrevibacter sp. TLL-48-HuF1 includes:
- a CDS encoding prephenate dehydrogenase, which yields MIKMKVGIIGGSDGLGKTLIYFLRDDFDVIISARDHKKGRKIANELGIEYIESNTQLAEMCDVVIVSVPIHFTPDVIREVAPFMRKESLMVDVTSVKEIPSQTMKESLPDDVEYLPTHPIFGPRTTELDNQVIVLTPDKKGKWFDRIYSYLDSKNMRIIETTAKKHDYMMSIVQVLTHFSFISTASAMEKLKVDIGETEDFESPIYNLMIDMIARIVAQNPYLTYYIQSMNNNGPKIRNTFAEAVNELRDVINNGDEEKFVDLAIKATKNMGDIRGALGRSDKAINSLNHEHSLLNQSIGKEIGLKHIYSRKIHVGILEKVDKDTAILKNGNKTKKLVVANIEVLSDSELYDWKVRNLNNKTESISCVFPIRVDKHVILDTITNLDNIIDAKITDIYQGPQIKKDDVSLTFEVTGLYKDSIENVKSLLTGFGGIIR from the coding sequence ATGATTAAAATGAAAGTTGGAATAATAGGTGGAAGTGACGGTTTGGGAAAAACCCTCATTTACTTTTTAAGAGATGATTTTGACGTGATCATAAGTGCAAGAGATCACAAGAAAGGAAGAAAAATAGCTAATGAATTAGGTATTGAATATATTGAATCAAACACACAGTTAGCTGAAATGTGTGATGTGGTAATTGTATCTGTCCCTATTCATTTCACTCCTGACGTTATTCGTGAAGTGGCTCCGTTTATGAGAAAAGAATCCTTAATGGTTGATGTAACATCCGTTAAAGAAATTCCAAGCCAAACTATGAAAGAATCATTACCTGATGATGTAGAATATCTTCCAACACATCCAATATTTGGTCCGAGAACTACCGAACTTGATAATCAGGTAATTGTTTTAACTCCTGATAAAAAAGGAAAATGGTTCGACAGAATCTACAGTTATTTAGATAGTAAAAATATGAGAATAATTGAAACTACTGCTAAAAAACATGATTACATGATGAGTATTGTTCAAGTTTTAACTCATTTTTCATTTATTTCAACTGCATCAGCTATGGAAAAGCTGAAAGTAGATATTGGAGAAACTGAAGACTTTGAAAGTCCGATTTACAATCTTATGATTGATATGATTGCAAGGATTGTAGCACAAAATCCTTATTTAACCTATTACATCCAATCAATGAACAATAACGGTCCGAAAATAAGAAATACTTTTGCAGAGGCAGTTAACGAACTTAGAGATGTTATAAATAATGGTGATGAAGAAAAATTTGTTGATTTAGCCATTAAAGCTACCAAAAATATGGGAGATATCAGAGGAGCATTAGGTAGAAGTGATAAAGCCATTAATTCACTAAATCATGAACATAGCTTACTAAACCAATCAATCGGTAAAGAAATTGGCTTAAAACATATTTACTCAAGAAAAATCCATGTGGGAATTTTAGAAAAAGTTGATAAAGATACAGCTATCTTAAAAAATGGAAATAAAACTAAAAAATTAGTTGTAGCAAACATTGAAGTTTTAAGTGACAGTGAACTTTATGACTGGAAAGTCAGGAATTTAAATAATAAAACCGAATCAATAAGCTGTGTTTTCCCAATACGTGTTGATAAACATGTTATTTTAGATACAATAACTAATTTAGACAATATAATTGATGCAAAAATCACGGATATTTATCAGGGTCCCCAAATTAAAAAAGATGATGTCAGTTTAACTTTTGAGGTCACTGGCCTTTACAAAGACAGCATTGAAAATGTTAAATCATTGCTAACCGGATTTGGTGGAATCATAAGATAA
- a CDS encoding mRNA surveillance protein pelota, with translation MKIVKQDKKEGIVTLVPETLDDLWHLSHIVEVGDSISSKTTRRIQDNTGDKLRSDRGVKKTFTLRIDVENITFHIFTGKLRFTGVITKGPEDLIPLGSHHTVEVKLNTPITIKKERWTNWALKRLNQAIEASKKLAAIIVLLEDDTATLGLMRQFGIEYYGPIKGAVSGKRIVDKNRSKAIAQFYEKVIESVNKFNDIQNIVVAGPGFVKNDFYDYIKNKHKDLAAKAVIESTGSGGRVGIHEVLKKGTVEKLTVENRVASEMVAINHLLEEIGKNSSKVAYGEKETVKAINLGAVKQLLILDSAVANNDMGNLMDMVENMNGEVMVISSQHEGGEQLKGLGSMAAILRYEIA, from the coding sequence ATGAAAATTGTAAAACAAGATAAAAAAGAAGGAATTGTAACATTAGTTCCAGAAACCCTTGATGATTTATGGCATTTATCTCATATTGTAGAAGTTGGAGACAGCATATCCTCTAAAACTACCCGACGTATTCAGGACAATACCGGAGATAAGTTAAGAAGTGATAGGGGAGTTAAAAAAACATTCACTTTAAGAATTGATGTTGAAAATATCACTTTTCATATTTTTACTGGAAAATTAAGATTTACTGGGGTAATTACAAAAGGTCCGGAAGACCTTATTCCTTTAGGTTCACACCATACAGTTGAAGTTAAACTCAACACTCCAATAACCATTAAAAAAGAAAGATGGACGAATTGGGCACTAAAAAGACTTAATCAGGCTATTGAAGCATCTAAAAAATTAGCTGCAATTATTGTTCTTTTAGAAGATGACACAGCTACTTTAGGTCTAATGAGACAATTCGGTATTGAATATTACGGCCCGATTAAAGGTGCAGTTTCAGGAAAACGTATTGTGGATAAAAACCGCTCAAAAGCAATTGCTCAATTTTATGAAAAAGTCATTGAATCAGTTAACAAATTCAATGATATTCAAAATATTGTAGTTGCAGGACCGGGTTTTGTTAAAAATGATTTTTATGATTATATTAAAAATAAACATAAGGATCTGGCTGCTAAGGCTGTTATTGAAAGTACTGGTTCTGGAGGAAGAGTTGGAATCCATGAAGTTCTTAAAAAAGGAACAGTTGAGAAATTAACTGTGGAAAATAGGGTAGCTAGTGAAATGGTTGCTATTAACCATCTTCTTGAAGAAATTGGTAAAAATTCATCTAAGGTGGCTTATGGTGAAAAAGAAACTGTTAAAGCAATAAACCTTGGTGCAGTTAAACAATTATTAATATTGGATTCTGCAGTAGCCAATAATGACATGGGAAATTTAATGGACATGGTTGAAAATATGAATGGTGAAGTGATGGTTATCAGTAGCCAGCATGAAGGTGGGGAGCAACTTAAGGGTTTGGGAAGTATGGCGGCTATTTTAAGATATGAAATAGCTTAA